A single region of the Gorilla gorilla gorilla isolate KB3781 chromosome 1, NHGRI_mGorGor1-v2.1_pri, whole genome shotgun sequence genome encodes:
- the LOC101144371 gene encoding PRAME family member 1 → MSIQVPPRLLELAVQSLLRDQALAISAMEELPRELYLPLFMEAFSRRHFRTLTVMVQAWPFTCLPLGSLMKTLHLETLKALLEGFHMLLTQKVHPRRWKLQVLDLRDVDENFWAIWSGSRALSCSPEAVSKRQTAEDCPRAGEHQPLKVLIDICLKEIPQDECLRYLFWWVYQRRGLVHLCCSKLVNYLTPITYLRKSLKIIHLNSIQELEICNMSWPHLIRKLHCYLKEMKNLRKLVFSRCHRYTSDNDLEECLVAKISSVFLRLEHLQLLKINMITFFSGYLEQLIRCLQMPLENLELTCGYLLEEDLKCLYQYPSLGYLKHLNLSFVLLFCISLEPLGALLEKVAATLETLILKGCQIHYSQLSAILPGLSCCSQLTTFYFGRNCMSMDALKDLLRHISGLSKLSLEMHPAPEESLNSLVGVDWEIFTPLWAELMCTLREVRQPKRIFIGPTPCPSCGSSPSDELELHLCC, encoded by the exons AGGAGCTGCCTAGAGAGCTCTATCTCCCACTCTTCATGGAGGCCTTCAGCAGGAGACACTTCCGGACTCTGACGGTGATGGTGCAGGCCTGGCCCTTCACCTGCCTCCCTCTGGGATCGCTGATGAAGACTCTTCATCTGGAGACCTTAAAAGCATTGCTGGAAGGGTTTCATATGCTGCTTACACAGAAGGTTCACCCCAG GAGGTGGAAACTTCAAGTGCTGGATTTGCGGGATGTTGATGAGAATTTCTGGGCCATATGGTCTGGATCCAGGGCCCTGTCCTGCTCCCCAGAGGCCGTGAGTAAGAGGCAGACAGCAGAGGactgtccaagggcaggagagcaCCAGCCCTTGAAGGTGCTCATAGACATCTGCCTCAAGGAAATACCCCAGGATGAATGCCTGAGATACCTCTTCTGGTGGGTTTACCAAAGGAGAGGTTTAGTACACCTGTGCTGTAGTAAGCTGGTCAATTATCTAACGCCGATTACATATCTCAGAAAGTCATTGAAAATTATACACCTGAATAGTATTCAGGAGCTGGAAATTTGCAACATGTCCTGGCCACATCTGATAAGAAAGCTTCATTGTTACCTGAAGGAGATGAAGAATCTTCGCAAACTCGTTTTCTCCAGGTGCCATCGTTACACGTCTGACAATGACCTCGAAGAATGCTTAGTCGCCAAAATCAGCTCTGTGTTCCTCAGGCTGGAACACCTCCAGTtgcttaaaataaatatgatcaCCTTCTTCAGCGGGTACCTGGAACAGCTGATCAG GTGCCTCCAGATGCCCTTGGAGAACTTGGAATTAACTTGTGGCTACCTATTggaagaggacttgaaatgtcTCTACCAGTACCCAAGCCTTGGTTACCTAAAGCATCTGAATCTCAGCTTCGTGCTGCTGTTCTGCATCAGTCTTGAACCCCTCGGAGCTCTGCTGGAGAAAGTTGCGGCCACTCTCGAAACCCTCATCTTGAAGGGCTGTCAGATCCACTACTCCCAACTCAGTGCCATCCTGCCTGGCCTGAGCTGCTGCTCCCAGCTCACCACCTTCTACTTTGGCCGAAATTGCATGTCTATGGACGCCCTGAAGGACCTGCTGCGCCACATCAGTGGGCTGAGCAAGTTAAGCCTGGAGATGCATCCTGCCCCTGAGGAGAGTTTGAATTCCTTGGTTGGTGTTGATTGGGAAATCTTCACCCCACTTTGGGCTGAGCTGATGTGTACACTGAGGGAAGTCAGGCAGCCCAAGAGGATCTTCATtggccccaccccctgcccttccTGTGGCTCATCACCGTCTGATGAACTGGAGCTCCATCTTTGCTGCTAG